From Onychostoma macrolepis isolate SWU-2019 chromosome 05, ASM1243209v1, whole genome shotgun sequence, one genomic window encodes:
- the vma21 gene encoding vacuolar ATPase assembly integral membrane protein vma21, whose amino-acid sequence MQNYDKTPVDSMPPTAPDFRGNDGSLVSVLKTLLFFTLLMITLPIGLYFTSKSFLFEASLGYSSNDSYFYAAIVAVFAVHVVLALFVYVAWNEGSRQWREGKQD is encoded by the exons atgcaaaattacGATAAAACACCCGTGGACTCCATGCCTCCAACCGCGCCTGATTTCAGAGG gaatgacgGTTCACTTGTCTCTGTACTCAAGACGCTATTGTTTTTCACTCTTCTGATGATAACTCTACCCATCGGACTGTATTTTACATCAAAGTCTTTTCTCTTTGAAG CCTCTCTGGGATACTCCAGCAATGACAGCTACTTCTATGCCGCCATCGTTGCTGTGTTTGCTGTCCATGTGGTTCTGGCGCTCTTCGTTTATGTTGCATGGAATGAGGGATCACGCCAATGGAGAGAGGGAAAACAGGATTAA